A region of Moorena producens PAL-8-15-08-1 DNA encodes the following proteins:
- a CDS encoding AAA family ATPase, translating to MKLLSIQLCNFRQFYGKTPVIVLASGERNTTIIHGNNGAGKTTILNAFSWVLYERFSAAFASEDQLLNKRALAEAQFNKPVDCWVEVAFEHNNKRYQVKRLCRTYKTEVGVEQGNTELYLQIAGDDGRWLLPQQLPEDIIGQILPASLHQYFFFDGERIEQLVRSDKKSEVAEATKTLLGVEVLNRSIKHLREAKKTLDYELSLIGDSETKQLLKQQRKSEKTSQSLLKRQREIKQELEDKDQLKKTIGQRLLELGGAQELQQLRDELEAREKLIREQLKQSQHILKRAISTRGYTVLLSEVSSTFKEIVKDLITERGELPVGIKRQFVGDLLKHKRCICGVELTEGTHAHQQVAAWMDKAGMAEVEETAIRMGSQIDEINQQVPEFWQDVDQQQDTIAQGRTELSRIETQLDDIKKKLRNFPDEDISLLQQQLDEIDTRIRELTLEQGGNQQQLEQLDTDIDLKDKQIAKHKMNESKQALIQRRIAAAQDSIERLIEVRERLETQFRTSLEKRVQEIFISISFTPYIPKLSDKYELTLVESTLGAENLVAASTGENQILSLSFIGGIIDRVRDWSQEHSLMGPDSSTFPIVMDSPFGSLDEIYRRRIAHILPRLANQLVVLVTQTQWRGEVADEILPFLGKEYVLTYNSPKSDCEEDVIELAGNRYDLVRRSPNQFEYTEIIEVDYDS from the coding sequence ATGAAGCTGCTATCAATTCAGCTATGTAATTTTCGTCAGTTTTATGGTAAGACTCCCGTGATTGTGTTAGCCAGTGGCGAGCGAAACACTACGATTATTCATGGGAATAATGGTGCTGGTAAGACGACAATCCTGAATGCTTTTTCTTGGGTACTCTATGAGAGATTTAGTGCTGCTTTTGCTTCAGAAGACCAACTGCTGAATAAGCGAGCTCTTGCTGAAGCTCAGTTTAATAAACCAGTAGACTGTTGGGTAGAAGTAGCATTTGAACACAATAATAAACGTTACCAAGTCAAACGTCTATGTCGTACTTACAAAACTGAGGTAGGAGTCGAGCAAGGTAACACAGAATTGTATCTACAAATCGCTGGAGATGATGGACGCTGGTTATTGCCTCAACAACTACCTGAGGATATTATTGGTCAAATTTTACCAGCTAGTTTGCACCAATACTTCTTTTTTGATGGGGAACGAATTGAACAACTGGTACGCTCGGATAAAAAGTCGGAAGTTGCGGAAGCAACCAAGACCTTGCTAGGGGTAGAAGTTTTAAATCGTTCCATTAAACATTTAAGGGAAGCGAAAAAAACCTTAGACTATGAATTGTCTTTAATTGGCGACTCGGAAACTAAGCAATTGCTTAAACAACAGAGAAAATCGGAAAAGACGAGCCAGAGTCTACTAAAGCGTCAAAGGGAAATCAAGCAGGAGTTAGAGGATAAAGATCAGCTAAAGAAGACAATTGGTCAACGCTTATTAGAACTCGGTGGCGCTCAGGAGTTACAACAACTGCGGGATGAACTAGAAGCTAGAGAAAAGTTAATTAGAGAACAGCTAAAACAAAGTCAACATATTTTGAAACGAGCTATATCAACTCGTGGCTATACGGTGCTGCTCTCAGAGGTAAGCTCAACTTTTAAAGAGATTGTCAAAGACTTAATAACGGAAAGAGGAGAATTACCTGTTGGGATTAAGCGGCAATTTGTTGGGGATTTACTCAAACACAAGCGCTGTATCTGTGGTGTAGAATTAACTGAGGGAACTCATGCTCATCAGCAAGTAGCAGCATGGATGGATAAAGCCGGAATGGCTGAAGTGGAAGAAACCGCAATAAGGATGGGTTCCCAGATTGATGAAATTAACCAACAGGTGCCTGAGTTTTGGCAGGATGTTGACCAACAACAAGATACTATTGCTCAGGGAAGAACTGAGCTTTCTAGAATTGAGACCCAACTAGATGATATCAAGAAAAAGTTACGTAACTTTCCCGATGAGGATATCAGTCTGCTCCAACAACAGTTGGATGAGATAGATACTAGGATTCGGGAGCTAACTCTAGAACAAGGAGGAAATCAACAACAACTTGAACAGTTGGATACAGACATTGACTTAAAGGATAAGCAGATTGCTAAGCACAAAATGAATGAAAGTAAGCAGGCGTTGATACAGCGACGGATTGCTGCTGCTCAAGATTCTATTGAACGGTTAATTGAAGTTAGGGAACGTTTAGAAACTCAGTTTCGGACTTCTTTGGAAAAGCGGGTTCAGGAGATATTTATCTCAATTTCCTTTACACCCTACATTCCTAAGTTGAGTGATAAGTATGAGTTAACCTTAGTAGAAAGTACTCTTGGGGCAGAAAACCTAGTTGCTGCCTCTACCGGCGAAAATCAGATTCTAAGTTTATCCTTTATCGGGGGAATTATTGACCGAGTTAGGGATTGGAGTCAAGAGCATTCTCTGATGGGACCTGATAGTAGTACTTTTCCTATTGTAATGGATTCTCCCTTTGGAAGCTTGGATGAAATCTATCGTCGGCGAATTGCTCATATCTTGCCTAGACTAGCGAATCAATTAGTAGTTTTAGTGACTCAGACTCAGTGGCGAGGAGAAGTGGCTGACGAGATACTTCCTTTTCTTGGTAAAGAGTATGTGTTGACTTACAATTCTCCTAAGTCTGATTGTGAAGAAGATGTTATTGAGCTAGCTGGAAATCGTTATGATTTGGTAAGGCGTAGTCCAAATCAGTTTGAATATACTGAGATTATCGAGGTCGATTATGATAGCTAG
- a CDS encoding TldD/PmbA family protein, giving the protein MSIVLTDTKNLLCDLIAQYGSRVDYLAIRLEEAEGTSILLRGDKIETLSEGMSIGGQVRACYKGGWGFSSFNQLSAIKERVEDAIAAARIVGNEETTLAPIEPRQDVCQLPLTGTDPRQIPLVQKKALCDRYNQILRSYDSSIATTSVRYGDVNQRIIIATSEGTLIEQSWADLEMRFAATARNGDTVHTGRETIGSRQGYEDLTNLDQQVHGAAQRAIDALSLPPVTGGNYTVVIDPILTGLFVHEAFGHLSEADMAYENPDLLEVMSIGRRFGPKELQIFDGAAPEGHRGSYFYDDEGTPATTTQLIKDGVLVGRLHSRETAGKLGETPTGNARCLNYHYPPIVRMTNTWIGPGATPVAQLFDDITVGVYARNWLGGMTNGEMFTFSAGEAWMIRNGQIAEPVRDVTLSGNVFKTLADIEAIGDDFYWDESGGCGKGGQSGLAVGCAGPSLRIRNVVVGGEADS; this is encoded by the coding sequence ATGTCCATTGTCCTAACCGATACCAAAAACTTACTCTGTGACCTAATTGCTCAATATGGCTCCCGTGTCGATTACTTAGCCATTCGCTTAGAAGAAGCCGAAGGAACTAGCATTTTATTACGGGGCGACAAGATCGAAACCCTTAGTGAAGGTATGTCTATCGGTGGACAAGTAAGAGCATGTTATAAGGGAGGATGGGGGTTTTCGAGTTTTAACCAGCTTAGCGCTATTAAAGAACGAGTCGAAGATGCGATCGCAGCAGCTAGGATTGTGGGTAATGAAGAAACCACCCTTGCTCCCATTGAACCAAGACAGGATGTTTGCCAGTTACCCCTGACTGGTACAGACCCTAGGCAAATTCCCTTGGTGCAGAAGAAAGCATTATGCGATCGCTACAATCAAATTCTCAGAAGTTATGACAGTAGCATTGCTACTACTTCTGTCCGGTATGGGGATGTTAACCAGCGCATCATCATTGCTACTTCCGAAGGTACCTTGATAGAGCAGTCTTGGGCAGATCTGGAAATGCGTTTTGCTGCTACTGCTCGTAATGGCGATACTGTCCATACTGGTAGAGAAACCATTGGCTCTCGCCAAGGCTATGAAGACCTGACCAATCTTGATCAACAAGTCCATGGAGCAGCTCAACGTGCTATAGATGCTTTGTCCTTACCACCAGTTACGGGTGGTAACTATACAGTAGTCATTGACCCCATCCTGACTGGTTTGTTTGTCCACGAAGCCTTTGGACACCTATCTGAAGCTGACATGGCTTATGAAAATCCTGACTTACTAGAAGTGATGAGTATAGGGCGTCGTTTTGGCCCAAAAGAATTACAAATCTTTGATGGAGCTGCTCCCGAAGGACACCGGGGTAGCTATTTCTACGATGATGAGGGCACTCCAGCCACTACCACTCAGTTGATTAAAGATGGTGTATTAGTTGGACGTCTTCACTCCCGTGAAACTGCTGGTAAGTTAGGCGAAACCCCTACTGGTAATGCTCGTTGTCTCAATTATCACTATCCCCCAATTGTTCGGATGACTAATACTTGGATAGGACCTGGAGCTACTCCAGTAGCACAGTTGTTCGATGATATCACAGTAGGAGTTTATGCTCGCAATTGGCTAGGAGGTATGACTAATGGTGAAATGTTTACCTTTAGCGCTGGAGAAGCTTGGATGATTCGCAATGGTCAAATTGCTGAGCCTGTGCGAGATGTCACCCTTTCCGGTAATGTATTCAAGACTTTAGCTGATATTGAAGCTATTGGTGATGATTTCTATTGGGATGAATCTGGTGGCTGTGGTAAAGGTGGACAAAGTGGCTTAGCTGTAGGTTGTGCAGGACCAAGTTTAAGGATTCGGAATGTGGTAGTTGGTGGAGAAGCTGACAGTTGA
- a CDS encoding 16S rRNA (uracil(1498)-N(3))-methyltransferase, with translation MQRLVISPTQCQDQGIVLTDAQQHYLIRVLRLRKGDRFIAMDGEGSWYVSELEGDLTQAKIVASEHIQTELPKQVTLMAAMPKGSGFEQICLMATELGVTRIVPLKSDRTLLNPSPQKLQRWRRITQEAAEQSEREVVPKILDPVDFSDSLQLPETLEAYRYICVARGKAPHLLNCLLDLRLGLDTAQTDPAQHPGIVIATGPEGGWTIQELEQATAAGFIAVSLGSRILRAITAPIVTLSIVAAVSESSLTTKGEDFA, from the coding sequence ATGCAACGGTTGGTGATATCACCTACACAGTGTCAAGACCAAGGGATTGTTTTAACTGATGCCCAACAGCATTATCTAATTAGAGTGTTGCGGCTGAGAAAAGGCGATCGCTTTATTGCTATGGATGGAGAAGGTAGCTGGTACGTTAGCGAGCTAGAAGGTGATTTGACTCAAGCTAAAATTGTTGCATCTGAGCACATTCAAACCGAATTGCCTAAACAGGTAACCTTGATGGCGGCTATGCCTAAAGGGAGTGGATTTGAGCAAATTTGTCTGATGGCAACGGAGTTGGGAGTGACTCGGATTGTTCCCTTGAAAAGCGATCGCACGTTACTCAATCCTAGCCCTCAAAAGCTCCAGAGGTGGCGACGGATTACCCAAGAAGCAGCTGAGCAATCAGAACGGGAAGTTGTACCGAAAATTCTTGACCCTGTTGACTTTTCCGATAGTCTTCAGTTACCGGAAACCCTAGAAGCCTATCGCTATATTTGTGTAGCTCGGGGAAAGGCTCCCCATCTACTCAATTGCTTATTAGATTTACGATTAGGATTGGATACTGCTCAAACAGACCCTGCTCAACATCCTGGCATTGTCATTGCTACCGGACCGGAGGGTGGTTGGACAATTCAAGAGCTAGAACAAGCTACTGCTGCTGGATTTATCGCTGTTTCTCTAGGAAGTCGCATTCTTCGAGCTATCACTGCTCCTATTGTTACCTTGTCTATAGTAGCAGCAGTGTCGGAATCATCACTTACGACAAAAGGTGAGGATTTTGCTTAA
- a CDS encoding helix-turn-helix domain-containing protein: protein MTVVGTTQAAFLLGICVQRVRQLLKNGRIKGAQKVGRFWQIPLFNGLPKVSPGRRGPKGTWRRGFQKVATYVHVNQNIIRQNKKNNTYEPVLTVKQGNRNTYGHYVEIKGPSRLVYQPNCPKDCGATVWLEVDPSVEILTKLFG, encoded by the coding sequence ATGACAGTGGTCGGAACTACCCAAGCAGCTTTTCTTCTAGGGATTTGTGTTCAACGAGTCCGTCAACTTCTCAAAAATGGCAGAATTAAGGGCGCTCAAAAAGTTGGCAGATTTTGGCAAATTCCCCTATTTAATGGCTTGCCCAAGGTCAGTCCCGGTCGCCGTGGACCAAAGGGAACCTGGAGAAGAGGTTTCCAAAAGGTAGCCACTTATGTCCATGTCAACCAGAACATCATTAGGCAAAATAAAAAGAACAACACCTACGAGCCTGTCCTAACCGTCAAACAAGGTAACCGCAACACCTACGGTCATTATGTGGAAATCAAAGGACCGTCTCGGTTGGTTTATCAACCCAATTGTCCCAAGGATTGTGGAGCTACAGTGTGGCTGGAAGTTGATCCTTCTGTGGAAATTTTGACCAAACTTTTTGGCTAG
- a CDS encoding right-handed parallel beta-helix repeat-containing protein: MTSNLYSKKTVVVAKSDPADYTTIAEAIKNAQPETIILVKPGIYRESIVIDKSLEILGDGKVSDIVIEATNLNCILMQTDYAIVRGLTLRECTVGVCVPKGQLILENCDLTANDCGIVICGSQANPIIRRCCIHDGQGNGIQIKDNGQGVIEDCDIYGHTYPGVEISKGSNPTIRNCRIYDGKQTGVWITDNGLGTIEDCDIYGNTYRGVDIDTGSSPTIRSCRIYDGKQTGILITNNGSGTIEDCDIYGNTYGGVDIDTGSNPTIRSCRIYDGKQNGIWITDNGLGTIENCDIYGNTYQGIKITKDSTPTIRSCRIYDGKKTGFLITDNGLGTIEDCDIYGNTYPGLAITKGGNPIIRRCRIYDGKQTGVWITDNGLGTIEDCDIYGNTYRGVDIDTGSNPAIHSCRIYDSKKNGIWITDNGLGTIEDCEIYGNTYGGVDIDTGSNPIIRSCRIYDGKQNGISITDNGLGTIEDCDIYGNTYQGVKITQDSTTTIRSCRIYDGKQNGIWITDNGLGTIEDCDIYGNTYQGAKITKGSNPTIRSCRIYDGKQTGILITDNGLGTIEDCGIYGNIYPGVGITKGGNPTIRSCRIYDGKKNGVWITDNGLGTIEDCDIYGNTAPGVEITKGSNPTIRSCRIYDGKKPGILITDNGLGTIEDCEIYGNAAPEVEIDKGSNPTFRRCQLENHPFPGSKIEKGRNPFFRLFL, translated from the coding sequence GTGACAAGTAATTTATATTCAAAGAAAACCGTAGTTGTTGCTAAATCGGATCCAGCTGACTACACAACAATTGCGGAGGCGATTAAAAATGCCCAACCTGAAACCATAATTTTAGTAAAGCCAGGGATTTATAGAGAAAGCATTGTTATTGATAAATCTCTAGAAATTTTAGGAGATGGGAAAGTCTCCGATATTGTTATTGAGGCCACTAATCTGAACTGCATTCTGATGCAAACAGACTATGCAATAGTGCGAGGCTTAACTTTGCGAGAATGCACTGTAGGTGTGTGTGTCCCCAAGGGACAGTTAATCCTTGAAAATTGTGATCTGACCGCCAATGACTGTGGTATAGTTATTTGTGGTTCTCAAGCAAATCCCATTATTCGTCGCTGCTGTATTCATGATGGACAAGGTAACGGGATTCAGATTAAAGATAATGGTCAAGGAGTAATAGAAGACTGCGACATCTATGGTCATACTTATCCAGGAGTTGAGATCTCTAAAGGTAGCAATCCCACTATCCGTAACTGTCGTATTTATGATGGTAAACAAACCGGAGTCTGGATTACAGACAATGGATTAGGCACCATAGAAGACTGCGACATTTATGGCAATACTTATCGAGGAGTCGATATCGATACAGGTAGCAGTCCCACCATCCGTAGCTGTCGGATTTATGATGGTAAACAAACCGGAATTTTGATTACAAATAATGGATCAGGCACTATAGAAGACTGCGATATCTATGGCAATACTTATGGAGGAGTTGATATTGATACAGGTAGCAATCCCACCATCCGTAGCTGTCGGATTTATGATGGTAAACAAAATGGAATTTGGATTACAGATAATGGATTAGGTACCATAGAAAACTGCGACATCTATGGCAATACTTATCAAGGAATTAAGATCACTAAAGATAGCACTCCCACTATCCGTAGCTGCCGGATTTATGATGGTAAAAAAACCGGATTTTTGATTACAGACAACGGATTAGGTACCATAGAAGACTGCGACATCTATGGCAATACTTATCCAGGACTGGCGATCACTAAAGGTGGCAATCCTATTATCCGTCGCTGTCGGATTTATGATGGTAAACAAACCGGAGTTTGGATTACCGACAATGGATTAGGAACTATAGAAGACTGTGATATCTATGGCAATACTTATCGAGGGGTTGATATCGATACAGGTAGCAATCCCGCTATCCATAGCTGTCGGATTTATGATAGTAAAAAAAACGGAATTTGGATCACAGACAATGGATTAGGCACCATAGAAGATTGTGAAATATATGGCAATACTTATGGAGGAGTTGATATTGATACAGGTAGCAATCCCATTATCCGTAGCTGTCGGATTTATGATGGTAAACAAAATGGAATTTCGATTACAGACAATGGATTAGGAACTATAGAAGACTGCGATATCTATGGCAATACTTATCAAGGAGTTAAAATCACTCAAGATAGCACTACCACGATCCGTAGCTGCCGGATTTATGATGGTAAACAAAATGGAATTTGGATTACAGACAATGGATTAGGAACTATAGAAGACTGCGATATCTATGGCAATACTTATCAAGGAGCTAAGATCACTAAAGGTAGCAATCCTACCATCCGTAGCTGTCGGATTTATGATGGCAAACAAACCGGGATTTTGATTACAGACAATGGATTAGGCACCATAGAAGACTGCGGCATCTATGGTAATATTTATCCAGGAGTGGGGATCACTAAAGGTGGCAACCCTACTATCCGTAGCTGTCGGATTTATGATGGTAAAAAAAACGGAGTTTGGATTACAGATAATGGATTAGGAACCATAGAAGACTGCGACATCTATGGCAATACTGCTCCAGGAGTTGAGATCACTAAAGGTAGCAATCCCACGATCCGTAGCTGTCGGATTTATGATGGTAAAAAACCCGGTATTTTGATTACAGACAATGGATTAGGCACTATCGAAGATTGCGAAATCTATGGCAATGCTGCTCCAGAAGTTGAGATTGATAAAGGTAGCAATCCCACTTTTCGTCGCTGTCAACTCGAAAACCATCCTTTTCCAGGAAGCAAAATTGAAAAAGGACGTAATCCATTCTTTCGTCTATTCTTATGA
- a CDS encoding tetratricopeptide repeat protein produces MLKQIADAFEHHDYQTAARLIKKLLKQEPNNPWTQLYLGRLQEVKGKLEAAERIYRQLLKGTPVPKIMAQARQGLARLEATAKEKRREALAQATADPDSNQLGVLVLKPISQQDKPTAAQHLARILGIDPYTARLQLPTRGWRLYRTGPVGELKYYGSLLREASIKCLWASVADIKTINIYQVKYFSDSSDQETTVVCHNSQGQLGSFSFNWSEVTQRVEGRLPLFEKVVDLDARRNLTRKTQTLDYALVCDLHLPKRHSILRLCDRNYQFQQGIALSPKSVSRQNKQSQDSRLHQSTTRVNWNNLADYLNVRLLEKPVWSDFTTFAQTALDYQDLLEKLESHIDLFRLVETPWDPAFQLYSGLVFLDRKIGECEG; encoded by the coding sequence ATGCTTAAGCAAATTGCTGATGCCTTTGAGCACCATGATTATCAAACTGCTGCGCGATTAATTAAAAAACTTCTGAAGCAAGAGCCCAATAATCCCTGGACACAGCTTTATCTAGGACGGCTCCAGGAAGTCAAAGGTAAGCTAGAAGCAGCTGAAAGAATCTATCGACAGTTACTGAAAGGAACACCTGTTCCTAAAATTATGGCGCAAGCTCGTCAGGGACTAGCACGTTTAGAAGCTACAGCAAAAGAAAAGCGCCGAGAAGCCTTAGCCCAAGCAACTGCTGACCCTGATAGTAATCAATTGGGAGTATTAGTCCTAAAGCCGATCAGCCAACAAGATAAACCAACAGCAGCTCAACACTTAGCTCGCATCCTGGGGATAGACCCTTACACGGCAAGGCTACAGCTACCTACTAGAGGCTGGCGTTTATATCGCACTGGACCTGTGGGAGAACTTAAGTATTATGGCTCCTTACTGCGAGAAGCATCAATAAAATGTTTGTGGGCATCTGTAGCAGATATCAAAACAATTAATATCTATCAAGTTAAGTATTTTTCTGACAGTAGTGACCAGGAAACTACTGTAGTATGTCACAACTCTCAGGGACAGTTGGGTTCCTTTAGCTTTAACTGGTCGGAAGTGACCCAACGAGTTGAAGGACGGTTGCCTTTGTTTGAGAAGGTAGTAGACTTAGATGCGCGACGGAATTTAACTCGCAAAACCCAAACCTTAGACTATGCCCTGGTTTGTGACTTGCATTTACCAAAGCGCCACAGTATTCTCAGACTATGCGATCGCAATTATCAATTTCAGCAAGGAATTGCTCTAAGCCCCAAGTCAGTTTCTCGTCAGAACAAGCAATCCCAAGACTCTCGTTTACACCAAAGCACTACAAGAGTCAACTGGAACAACTTAGCTGATTATTTAAATGTTCGGCTACTTGAGAAACCAGTATGGTCTGACTTTACCACCTTTGCGCAAACTGCACTAGACTACCAAGATCTGCTAGAAAAACTGGAGTCTCATATCGACTTATTTCGCCTGGTCGAGACTCCTTGGGATCCAGCATTTCAGTTGTATAGTGGACTGGTGTTTCTTGACCGAAAAATCGGGGAGTGTGAGGGGTAA
- the ltrA gene encoding group II intron reverse transcriptase/maturase, with protein MNKSKTRGFTPQSEWKNVNWRKLEMTVFKLQKRIYRASHRGDVRVVRKLQKTLMNSWSAKMIAVRRVTQENKGKKTAGIDGKKALNNKQRLALVANLNTQKKAKPTRRVWIPKSGSREKRPLGIPTIHDRALQALTKQALEPEWEAKFEPNSYGFRPGRSCHDAVEAIFSNICHKPKWVLDADIAKCFDKINHEALLTKVNTFPSLRRLIKSWLKAGVMEKDTLTPTNEGTPQGGVISPLLANIALHGMEERIKQYAETLKIKRRSKKQKRQGISLIRYADDFVIIHENQGVIEECRTILENWLNDIGLELKPSKTRISYTMNGFDFLGFNIRQYKVGKNQSKQGFKTIIKPSKKKVLEHYEQLSNVIDRHRAAPQEALINHLKPIIRGWCNYYRSVCSKETFNKLGHMLWNKLQRWGYRRHPNKSKSWVINKYWGTIEEDNWMFMTDRNHLPKHVKTEIVRHKKVQEARSTYDGDLIYWNTRMQKHPEMTSQKGRLLKRQKGVCTHCGLTFRDGDVMEKHHIIPRSLGGNDTDKNLELLHLHCHDAKHRKKIELNELDRNPF; from the coding sequence ATGAATAAGTCCAAAACTCGGGGGTTCACCCCACAGTCGGAATGGAAGAACGTCAACTGGCGAAAGCTGGAAATGACCGTATTCAAGTTGCAAAAACGAATATATCGAGCCTCTCATCGTGGTGATGTCCGCGTGGTAAGAAAGCTGCAAAAGACTCTGATGAATTCCTGGTCAGCCAAGATGATAGCGGTTAGACGGGTAACCCAGGAGAACAAAGGTAAAAAGACTGCCGGAATAGACGGGAAAAAAGCTTTAAATAATAAGCAAAGACTCGCCTTAGTAGCCAACCTGAATACTCAAAAGAAGGCAAAACCTACCAGAAGGGTATGGATTCCCAAATCTGGAAGTAGGGAAAAACGCCCATTAGGTATCCCGACTATACACGACCGTGCTCTACAAGCTTTAACCAAACAGGCATTAGAACCCGAATGGGAAGCCAAGTTTGAGCCTAACTCATATGGTTTCAGACCAGGACGCTCATGTCACGATGCCGTCGAAGCAATATTCAGCAATATATGCCATAAACCCAAATGGGTATTAGACGCAGATATTGCCAAATGTTTTGACAAAATAAATCATGAAGCGCTTCTAACTAAAGTGAACACTTTTCCATCATTAAGAAGGTTAATAAAATCCTGGCTTAAAGCTGGAGTAATGGAAAAGGATACACTCACTCCCACCAACGAAGGGACACCGCAAGGAGGAGTGATATCACCCCTGCTCGCTAACATTGCCCTCCATGGCATGGAAGAACGAATCAAACAATATGCCGAAACATTAAAGATAAAAAGGAGAAGTAAAAAACAGAAACGGCAAGGAATAAGTTTGATTAGATACGCAGACGACTTCGTCATCATCCATGAAAATCAGGGAGTAATAGAAGAATGCAGAACGATTCTAGAAAATTGGCTGAATGATATAGGGTTGGAATTAAAACCAAGTAAAACAAGAATTTCCTATACTATGAACGGGTTTGACTTCCTAGGATTCAACATCCGTCAATATAAAGTAGGAAAAAATCAGTCTAAACAAGGATTTAAAACCATCATCAAACCATCAAAGAAAAAAGTTTTAGAACATTATGAGCAGCTCTCAAACGTCATAGACCGTCACAGAGCTGCTCCCCAGGAGGCTTTGATAAACCACCTAAAACCTATTATAAGGGGATGGTGTAACTACTACAGAAGTGTATGTAGTAAAGAAACCTTTAATAAACTTGGGCACATGTTATGGAACAAACTACAACGATGGGGATACAGGAGACACCCAAATAAATCAAAATCCTGGGTAATCAACAAATACTGGGGAACCATAGAGGAAGACAACTGGATGTTCATGACCGACAGGAATCACCTTCCTAAACATGTCAAAACTGAAATAGTCAGACATAAAAAGGTACAAGAAGCCAGAAGCACCTACGATGGGGACTTAATATATTGGAATACCAGAATGCAGAAACACCCTGAAATGACCAGTCAAAAGGGAAGGCTTTTGAAAAGGCAAAAAGGGGTATGTACTCATTGTGGTCTTACCTTCAGAGATGGAGATGTAATGGAAAAGCATCACATAATACCGCGCTCTCTCGGTGGAAACGACACGGATAAAAATCTTGAATTACTCCACCTACATTGTCACGATGCAAAACACAGAAAGAAAATCGAACTCAATGAGTTGGATAGAAATCCGTTCTAA
- a CDS encoding RNA-guided endonuclease InsQ/TnpB family protein, with product MDLKYYNEEPYDAKVSRTVLKTSQGRRLLGLVQQNVERAIHSFYDNCKKKIPGKKGFPRFKKSSRSVEYKTSGWKLCPDKKSVNFTDKKGIGKLKLKGTWDLWRFDVKLIKRVRIVSRADGYYVQFCVKVDNSETVETTGKIIGLDVGLKDFYTDSNGYREPSPRFYRKGEKRLKFYQRRVSRKKKGSANRKKAINKLGKTHLKISRQRKEHAKRLARCVVRSNDLVAYEDLRVKNLVKNHCLAKSINDAGWYQFRNWLEYFGTKFGKVTVAVNPAYTSQNCSNCGEEVKKSLSTRTHICQCGCSLDRDHNAAINILNRALSTVGHTGTWTIISPNAGGDRASTVLGQNQVQQAGSLNQESPGL from the coding sequence ATGGACTTAAAGTACTATAATGAGGAGCCGTATGATGCGAAAGTGTCACGTACGGTTTTGAAGACAAGTCAGGGGAGGCGACTCCTCGGCTTAGTTCAACAAAACGTAGAGCGAGCAATTCATAGCTTTTATGATAACTGTAAAAAGAAAATTCCTGGGAAGAAAGGCTTCCCTAGATTCAAGAAATCTTCTCGCTCGGTGGAATACAAGACTAGTGGATGGAAGTTATGTCCAGACAAAAAGTCAGTCAACTTTACCGACAAGAAAGGAATTGGGAAGCTCAAGCTCAAAGGAACGTGGGACTTATGGCGTTTTGATGTAAAACTAATTAAAAGGGTTCGCATAGTAAGTCGGGCGGATGGATACTATGTTCAGTTCTGTGTAAAAGTAGATAATTCTGAAACTGTTGAGACAACAGGTAAGATTATTGGTCTAGACGTTGGACTAAAAGATTTCTATACTGATTCCAATGGATATAGGGAACCATCACCTCGGTTTTATCGAAAAGGCGAAAAGCGTCTAAAGTTCTATCAACGTCGGGTTTCCCGGAAAAAGAAAGGCTCAGCCAACCGTAAGAAGGCTATTAATAAACTAGGCAAGACACACCTTAAGATAAGTAGGCAACGTAAAGAACACGCCAAGAGACTGGCACGTTGCGTAGTCCGATCTAACGATCTGGTAGCCTATGAAGACTTAAGGGTTAAAAACTTAGTCAAGAATCACTGTCTTGCCAAATCTATTAATGATGCAGGTTGGTACCAATTCAGGAATTGGTTGGAATACTTTGGTACTAAGTTTGGCAAGGTAACTGTTGCAGTTAATCCTGCCTATACTTCACAAAATTGCTCCAATTGTGGCGAAGAGGTCAAAAAATCTTTGTCCACTAGAACCCATATTTGTCAATGTGGTTGTTCGTTAGATCGAGACCACAACGCTGCAATCAACATACTGAATAGAGCCTTAAGTACGGTGGGGCACACCGGAACTTGGACTATTATTAGTCCGAACGCTGGGGGAGATCGGGCCTCTACTGTTCTTGGTCAAAACCAGGTTCAGCAAGCTGGGTCGTTGAACCAAGAATCCCCTGGCTTATAG